The proteins below come from a single Lates calcarifer isolate ASB-BC8 linkage group LG11, TLL_Latcal_v3, whole genome shotgun sequence genomic window:
- the LOC108898572 gene encoding cytochrome c oxidase assembly factor 3 homolog, mitochondrial — MAEKGENVSAQRALTAAEKQVLRRRQELGNWKTNASRLRTRNLLTGLAIGAFVVGVFSYTIMSVKQEKIIEELDDEAKIHIYRGPRTGANS; from the exons ATGGCGGAGAAAGGAGAAAACGTATCCGCTCAACGAGCACTCACAGCGGCAGAGAAACAAGTCCTCCGCCGCCGACAGGAGCTCGGCAACTGGAAGACAAATGCATCGCGGCTCCGCACCCGAAACCTGCTGACCGGACTGGCTATCGGAGCGTTTGTGGTCGGAGTGT TTAGCTACACCATCATGTCCGtcaaacaggagaaaatcaTTGAGGAGCTGGATGATGAAGCCAAGATCCACATCTACAGAGGGCCACGGACCGGTGCCAACTCCTGA